One Thermoanaerobacter pseudethanolicus ATCC 33223 DNA window includes the following coding sequences:
- the rplS gene encoding 50S ribosomal protein L19 encodes MDLIKAVESQQMRKDLTPFNVGDTIRVHYKVIEGDRERIQPFEGIVIKKSGSGLRETFTVRRVSYGVGVERTFPLHSPRIEKIEVIRRGKVRRAKLYYLRKRVGKAATKIKELM; translated from the coding sequence ATGGACTTAATAAAAGCAGTTGAAAGTCAGCAGATGAGAAAAGACTTAACTCCTTTTAATGTAGGAGATACTATAAGGGTACATTATAAGGTTATTGAAGGAGATAGGGAAAGAATTCAGCCTTTTGAAGGGATAGTAATTAAAAAGAGTGGATCAGGTTTAAGAGAGACTTTCACTGTAAGACGTGTATCTTATGGCGTTGGAGTTGAAAGGACTTTTCCACTTCACTCTCCCAGAATTGAAAAGATAGAGGTTATAAGGAGAGGTAAAGTCAGAAGAGCAAAATTGTATTATTTGAGAAAGAGAGTAGGAAAAGCTGCTACAAAGATAAAGGAATTAATGTAA